The Nitrospira sp. genome window below encodes:
- the nuoE gene encoding NADH-quinone oxidoreductase subunit NuoE produces the protein MLSEIERRELEDAVKHYPDKRGATIDALLTIQRRRGWISDDTLLEIAQFLEITVEDVDSVATFYNLVFRKPVGRHVAFVCDSISCWIKGCEQVQEQIKTLYQADLGQTSPDGRFTVLPIACLGHCERAPALMIDQDVYGDVTPEKIEQIVEKYK, from the coding sequence CTGAGTGAGATTGAACGCCGCGAGCTTGAAGATGCTGTGAAGCATTATCCTGATAAACGAGGGGCTACCATCGATGCGCTGCTGACCATCCAACGACGACGTGGCTGGATCTCGGATGACACGCTTCTCGAGATTGCCCAATTTCTTGAGATCACGGTCGAGGATGTGGATAGCGTGGCCACGTTCTACAACCTCGTCTTTCGCAAACCTGTCGGTCGGCATGTCGCTTTCGTGTGCGACAGTATTAGTTGTTGGATCAAGGGGTGTGAACAAGTTCAGGAGCAGATCAAAACACTCTATCAAGCGGATCTCGGACAGACATCACCAGACGGACGTTTCACCGTCTTGCCGATCGCCTGCTTGGGACACTGCGAACGGGCACCAGCCCTGATGATCGATCAGGATGTATACGGCGACGTCACGCCTGAAAAGATTGAACAGATCGTGGAGAAATACAAATAG